ctgaatagatccatagaactttacaagtttgggtcaagaatttcagaaaatggaagccatgaaaactggagcacttcctcacagaattctggaacccttacaactaagaagaattgggaataaaagggagagggaagaaaatcaaatctgcaactgaattgccaagtgtctcctctctaactgaattttgttcccgtggaaactgcttccaaaatatccaacatttgtcaaaattaacctcataatcagatttctcacttcgagagctttccgaaaatatataacactttataccttggccaaaaattgagtcctgggcgaattgattccccaatgtgcaccatcatttaaatttttcatttattaatatagtttaaactatataataaacaattttaattttaattctttTGCCCTTGATGTGCTCTGACGCTTTGCCACATGGCAGCctctgattggtcaatggggttgaCTGGAcaccacttgggatgacacctcatcactgccacatgtTCGCTTGCTCATCCGTCACTTGGCTGCCACCTGTATACCACCTCAGCACCATgtcatcaccactggactgccacctcagCACCAACTGTGTGCCACGTCACTGCCACGTCACTGGGACCcacctgctggacatctgactatACCCGCCACCTGGTTTTTGCAACTTCgcggggtgtaactcgcgtgcatcttcctttcgcgaaatagcgcgagccgttgatctctctcgaacttgctcactcgttaacctggccttcctctgcaaaattttgcttgtttgcctcaggaagcgtgcctctgtggggtccacctggtcatcgTTCAATCATCTTCTCGAtcacctcgggaagcgtgctcacgcatgggcccaccttgggcgccatcGGGCAccatgtgtcaaaagcctttaaagcTTAGACATTATAGATTAGTGtggatttgcatataaacatttaaaataaacaCTTCCCAATACATGTGGGATAATGCGATTAAGCCTGGAGCTGCATTTTTGGAGCTCTTTCCCTGggttttaatggtgattttgtgaTTTACTTGGGAAATCAATGCCCTTTGCTTTGGTTTTAACGTTGCTTCTCCTCCACCACGCATAGGGATTTACATTGGTGTTTGCATTGAAGAAATTCATACTGCCTTTCCTTCACCAAACCACGCAGGGGGGTGTTAGACAATGCATCTGGTTCACACATGGAGGACTGGCTTGGTTGTGAAGTCTGGTTTACACCACACTTTTCTTTAAAAGGCATATCCCTTCCTCCAGGTCTGTACGTGTCTCGAATGAATGAAGAGAACTGCTACCATACTTGAAGCTACTACTGGTAGCACCATCTGAATGTGTCCTTTCTATTGGCTCGATAGATGCCACACCATAATCACTAGAACTTTTTTCAGACCAAGAATTTCCTTGACTTGGAATGGAGCCAATTTGGAGTGGAATAGAAAGAGGATGCTCGTTACTTCAAGAAGCTGGCTAAGAATTCTTGTAAGAAGCTCTTTGCCATACACGTGAACATGAACCAACAAACCCAGAAGTAAGAAGCAAAGGTGCATACAAGTAACGAACAACGAGGTTCAAAAGCTGGAACATATACCCCAATGATGCTCCAAGCTCTTCCACTGAATCTGAATGTGGATTAGTTCCTCGCGGTAAACGAACACCACAAATTTGATGATAATCACTACTTAAACCTTTATTTGTTCTCTCTCCATCATGTACTTTGCAAAGAGGAAACAACTTTCCAAGTTGTCTTATTGCCACGGATTGTGCCTGCAAAAGATCTAACCGTATTGTTGTATGTGCCAAGTTTTGGGCATGAATCTCATCCGGATAGAACTCATCTAGCTTTTCCACCATATTTCTTTCCAACATATCAGAGGCGTCTACAAGTAAGGTCTCTCTGGAATGGAATTCATTAGTTTTCTCCTCAAGCTTGAATTTTTCTTTCATAAGTTGATCTTGGTTAAGACGAAGCCGCTCTTTAAGCAGTACAAGTTTTTCAGCATGAAGCTGCATCCATCTCCGTTGGTCACTTGCTTTATCCTTAGCCTTGAGCTTTTCATCCAGTCTTTTATTCAAGGTAATATGTTCGCGTTTCAATGCATTGACCAATTTATACTTATCATTCAACCTTGAATTCACACAAGGTGCACAAACTGAAGGGAGATTTACATTCTCACAGATGCCACAAGTGCTTGCTTTCCTTGCCATTACATCCATGCAGGGAAAAGAATTTACTAAGTTTTGAAAGTTGGctgctttaatttatttataacttcaaacatGCCTGGGTAGAAGGAGAAGATTAATTGTTGTTTTCTTTATAATTTTCAATCTGCACCTCCCCTTTCTTCACTATGTGAATAGCAAAATCTTCTACAAACTACTTTGGCCACCACGCTGCCTTGGAGGTCTATTTGGGGGTACGTGAGGAGAAGGAGATTAATGCAGTTTGCCATTGTTTAAATGTTTTTACTGATCCCTTTTCTCAAAccacacacaacaaggagaatgGGAAGACCACATGGAGCTCTTGGTTTTGATCTACCATTGCATTTTAATGGAAGTCTTCATGTAAATACTCTCCTCAATCTAGCACACTCAAATTTAATCCATAATATAGGAGAATATTTCATGCTTGCACTTGCACTATGCTTCAATAAACTTTGGTTCTGAAACGTTTCTCTAATTTCCTTCAAACCTCTCCGATAGAGATTTTGCATACTTGTATATATTTGTCCCTGGGAGATTGCATACCATTACATTCACTGAAAGAAGTCGAAGCATTTAAATAATGATGTTGGTGATGCGAAGGCCAAGGCATGGGAAAATGCattgccatgaaataagaacagTTCACCACAAAAAAATAATGCATAAGCATgagtcaggtcgggccccaaagtgggttcgactaaaaaaaatttcgttatCACGCAActaacccctggaatgcttcacggacctcaaacatacctttggaaatgatcgacatcgttttcggatcataaaattgcattttacaaccttcagacaattacgccacaatttttgcatttaatcgcgaagacgtaatttttaaacctgtcaaaacacctttctggagctcgccatctgacaggtgtgtactttgatatacaaagatgaattctaccaaacagtttctcaagatgagtcccgagcgaagagatattaattttcaaaaatgcccaattggctttgtcgacactgcggacctgatgaagtcaatgtcctggcaacacatgatgcctttctcaaaaatatcaaacaacctccgtgggttctcaaatttgaaacataggtaccttaaagtacacattaaaacttggaaatctcagttcgatcaccagactaacaggatgcaaatggtgtactcaccaaaatggctacattaactaatataacactggagtgcagataactgaaaatgatggcaaaatgagcccttttgaaaaccgatcaaacggattgataaaggcttgaaatttgaa
The nucleotide sequence above comes from Cryptomeria japonica chromosome 11, Sugi_1.0, whole genome shotgun sequence. Encoded proteins:
- the LOC131073592 gene encoding uncharacterized protein LOC131073592 — encoded protein: MARKASTCGICENVNLPSVCAPCVNSRLNDKYKLVNALKREHITLNKRLDEKLKAKDKASDQRRWMQLHAEKLVLLKERLRLNQDQLMKEKFKLEEKTNEFHSRETLLVDASDMLERNMVEKLDEFYPDEIHAQNLAHTTIRLDLLQAQSVAIRQLGKLFPLCKVHDGERTNKGLSSDYHQICGVRLPRGTNPHSDSVEELGASLGYMFQLLNLVVRYLYAPLLLTSGFVGSCSRVWQRASYKNS